From the Gallaecimonas mangrovi genome, one window contains:
- the lolB gene encoding lipoprotein insertase outer membrane protein LolB, with protein MKKTLLLLLASVLLSACVSHPKATWPAPDKPLDHYEVTGKVAILTDKSRDSANLYWQQDEKDYYLQLTTFLGTQVLAMESKAGQVSLTNRNGTYHDTDAQRLLYRLSGWQIPVNDLPQWLKGNAGAQGQIVAKDKQGRIATLQSQGWTIQYQGWSRQGGRELPTKLDLRKDNIRIKLQIDQWQPR; from the coding sequence ATGAAAAAAACACTTCTGTTGCTGTTGGCCAGCGTTTTATTAAGCGCCTGCGTCAGCCACCCCAAAGCCACCTGGCCCGCGCCAGATAAGCCCTTGGACCATTATGAGGTCACAGGGAAAGTGGCCATTCTAACCGATAAAAGCCGTGACTCAGCCAACCTTTATTGGCAACAAGATGAAAAAGACTATTACCTGCAATTAACCACTTTCCTCGGTACCCAGGTATTGGCCATGGAAAGTAAAGCCGGGCAAGTGAGCCTGACCAACCGCAATGGCACTTACCACGACACCGATGCCCAGCGGCTTCTGTACCGGCTTAGCGGCTGGCAAATTCCGGTGAATGACTTGCCGCAGTGGTTAAAAGGTAACGCCGGCGCTCAGGGGCAAATTGTCGCCAAAGACAAACAAGGCCGCATTGCCACATTGCAAAGCCAGGGTTGGACCATTCAATACCAAGGCTGGAGCAGGCAAGGCGGCAGAGAACTGCCCACTAAGCTTGATTTACGTAAAGACAACATTCGTATCAAATTGCAGATAGACCAATGGCAACCACGTTAA
- a CDS encoding phenolic acid decarboxylase encodes MFDKTDLTGIIGKHLVYTYDNGWNYEIYVKNAETLDYRIHSGIVGNRWVRDQKMYLARVGEAVYKISWTEPTGTDVSLIANLGDKVFHGTIFFPRWVINEPQKTVCFQNDHIPLMQSYRDAGPAYPTEVIDEFATITFVRDCGENDETVISCAASELPANFPENLKA; translated from the coding sequence ATGTTTGATAAAACTGATTTAACCGGCATTATTGGCAAACACTTGGTTTATACCTACGACAACGGCTGGAACTACGAAATTTACGTGAAGAATGCCGAAACCTTGGATTACCGTATTCATAGCGGCATTGTTGGTAACCGCTGGGTAAGAGACCAAAAAATGTATTTGGCCCGAGTGGGTGAAGCGGTTTACAAAATTTCCTGGACCGAACCTACCGGCACTGATGTCAGCCTGATAGCCAACCTTGGCGATAAGGTTTTCCACGGCACCATTTTCTTCCCGCGCTGGGTGATTAACGAGCCGCAAAAAACGGTGTGCTTCCAGAACGACCACATTCCCTTGATGCAGTCTTATCGCGATGCAGGCCCGGCCTACCCCACTGAGGTGATTGACGAGTTCGCCACCATTACTTTTGTTCGCGACTGCGGCGAAAACGATGAAACCGTTATCAGCTGCGCGGCAAGCGAACTGCCAGCCAACTTTCCAGAAAACCTAAAAGCTTAA
- a CDS encoding DUF819 family protein, translating into MQTPLLQNDATVLGLLTVLLGLVFYTSHCENRYFKAFYRFVPALLLCYFLPSLFNSAGIIDGDHSKLYFVASRYLLPACLVLLCMSIDFKAILGLGPKALTMFLVGTLGIVLGGPIALLVMRFFDPELLSGGDGSEALWRGMTTIAGSWIGGGANQAAMKEVYQVGNGIFSVMVTVDVIVANIWMAVLLYLASRSTQIDKRIGADTRGIELLKNKVQAFHAEHAKIPDTRDLILIIAVGFGATGLSHWVADVVTPWMVANVPWGARYSLHSDFFWMIVTATSIGLVLSFTRARRLEGAGASKVATVFLYILVATIGMKMDVLAIKDTPIYFVIGFIWMAFHAALMLVVARIIKAPLFYMAVGSQANVGGAASAPVVASAFHPALAPVGVLLAVLGYALGTYMAWLCGQLMHFISL; encoded by the coding sequence ATGCAGACGCCGCTCTTGCAAAATGATGCGACGGTTCTGGGGTTATTAACGGTATTGCTGGGGTTGGTGTTTTATACCAGCCATTGTGAAAATCGGTATTTCAAAGCCTTCTACCGATTTGTTCCTGCCTTACTGCTGTGTTACTTCCTGCCTTCCCTTTTTAATAGCGCCGGTATTATTGACGGCGACCACTCCAAACTTTACTTCGTTGCTTCGCGCTACCTATTGCCAGCCTGCTTAGTGCTGCTGTGTATGTCCATTGATTTCAAAGCCATCCTTGGCCTGGGCCCAAAAGCATTAACGATGTTTTTGGTGGGCACCTTGGGTATTGTGCTGGGCGGGCCCATTGCGCTGCTGGTGATGCGCTTTTTCGACCCAGAGCTGTTGAGCGGCGGTGATGGCTCTGAAGCGCTATGGCGGGGTATGACCACCATTGCCGGCTCCTGGATAGGCGGCGGCGCCAACCAAGCGGCGATGAAAGAGGTTTACCAAGTCGGTAATGGTATTTTTTCGGTGATGGTGACGGTCGATGTCATTGTCGCCAATATCTGGATGGCGGTGCTGCTTTATCTGGCCTCACGGTCAACGCAAATTGATAAGCGCATTGGCGCCGATACCCGCGGCATTGAGCTGTTAAAAAACAAGGTGCAGGCTTTCCACGCCGAGCACGCCAAAATTCCTGACACCCGCGATTTAATACTGATTATTGCCGTGGGTTTTGGCGCCACCGGCTTGTCCCATTGGGTGGCTGACGTGGTTACACCCTGGATGGTGGCCAATGTGCCCTGGGGCGCACGCTACAGCCTGCATTCCGACTTTTTCTGGATGATTGTCACCGCCACCAGTATTGGCTTGGTATTGTCGTTCACCCGGGCCAGGCGCTTAGAAGGTGCTGGCGCGTCAAAAGTGGCGACGGTGTTTTTATATATTCTGGTGGCCACCATTGGCATGAAGATGGACGTGCTGGCCATTAAAGACACCCCCATTTACTTTGTGATTGGGTTTATCTGGATGGCTTTTCATGCCGCCTTGATGTTGGTTGTAGCGCGCATAATCAAGGCGCCACTGTTTTATATGGCGGTAGGCTCTCAGGCCAATGTGGGTGGTGCCGCCTCGGCCCCTGTGGTAGCTTCCGCATTTCATCCGGCACTGGCCCCGGTAGGGGTATTATTGGCGGTGCTCGGATATGCGCTTGGCACCTATATGGCTTGGCTTTGCGGCCAGCTGATGCATTTTATTTCGCTTTAA
- a CDS encoding ribose-phosphate pyrophosphokinase has translation MPDIKLFAGNATPNLAKKIAERLYIPLGDAVVSRFSDGEISVQINDHVRGLDVFIIQSTCAPTNDNLMELVVMVDALRRASAGRITAVIPYFGYARQDRRVRSARVPITAKVVADFLSNVGVDRVLTVDLHAEQIQGFFDVPVDNVFGTPVLLEHMKAQNFEKPIVVSPDIGGVVRARAVAKLLNDTDLAIIDKRRPRANEAQVMNIIGDVKDRDCIIVDDMIDTGGTLCKAAEALKNNGARSVFAYATHPVFSGGATKNITESAIDQVIVTDTIPLSDGIKACGKVTQLTLSGMLAEAIRRVSNEESISAMFE, from the coding sequence GTGCCTGACATCAAGCTTTTCGCTGGTAATGCCACCCCCAACCTGGCGAAAAAGATCGCCGAACGCCTTTACATCCCTTTAGGTGATGCCGTCGTCTCCCGTTTCAGCGACGGTGAGATCAGCGTTCAGATTAACGATCACGTCCGCGGCCTGGATGTTTTCATCATTCAATCTACTTGCGCTCCCACCAACGACAACCTGATGGAGTTGGTGGTGATGGTCGACGCTTTGCGCCGTGCCTCCGCTGGCCGTATTACTGCCGTTATCCCCTACTTTGGCTATGCCCGTCAGGACCGCCGCGTGCGCTCTGCCCGGGTGCCGATCACCGCAAAAGTGGTGGCCGACTTCTTGTCTAACGTAGGTGTTGACCGGGTTCTTACCGTAGACTTGCACGCCGAACAGATCCAAGGCTTCTTCGACGTTCCGGTCGATAACGTCTTTGGTACCCCGGTGCTGCTTGAGCACATGAAAGCGCAAAACTTTGAAAAACCAATCGTTGTTAGCCCCGATATTGGCGGCGTAGTACGGGCCCGCGCCGTGGCCAAGCTGCTCAATGACACCGATTTGGCGATCATCGACAAGCGTCGTCCTCGTGCCAACGAAGCGCAGGTGATGAACATCATCGGTGATGTCAAAGACCGCGACTGCATCATCGTTGATGACATGATTGATACCGGTGGCACTCTCTGTAAAGCCGCAGAAGCCCTGAAAAATAACGGTGCCCGTAGTGTTTTTGCTTACGCTACCCACCCGGTATTTTCCGGCGGTGCGACCAAAAACATCACCGAATCGGCCATTGATCAGGTGATTGTTACCGACACCATTCCGCTGTCTGATGGCATCAAGGCCTGTGGCAAGGTTACCCAGCTGACCTTGTCAGGCATGCTGGCCGAAGCCATTCGCCGGGTGTCGAACGAAGAATCCATCTCGGCCATGTTTGAATAA
- the prmC gene encoding peptide chain release factor N(5)-glutamine methyltransferase yields MTLSEALNWGRQALAGGESPDIDAKLLLLDAAKVSNTTLLAFGERPLTVDAQQRFEAAISRRQQGEPVAHILGEQEFYGLAMEVNGHTLIPRPDTETLVDLALNLSDAPLRFLDLGTGTGAIAIAISHHKRQWQGVAVETVPQAAALARRNVARHKVQVEVREGSWFEPVAGERFGLIVSNPPYIDPVDPHLGQGDVRFEPLSALVAEEAGLSDLSAIIKQAPTYLTTPGILMLEHGYDQGAAVRQLLQQTGFVAVHTERDLGGQERVTLGHWRDK; encoded by the coding sequence ATGACCCTCAGTGAGGCGCTCAACTGGGGCCGCCAAGCGTTAGCGGGCGGCGAGTCCCCCGATATCGACGCCAAACTGTTGCTACTGGATGCCGCCAAGGTCAGCAATACCACCTTGCTGGCTTTTGGTGAGCGCCCACTTACCGTTGATGCCCAGCAGCGTTTTGAAGCCGCTATTTCCCGCCGCCAGCAAGGCGAACCCGTAGCCCATATCCTCGGCGAGCAGGAATTTTACGGCCTGGCCATGGAAGTTAACGGCCACACCCTCATTCCCAGGCCCGATACTGAAACCTTGGTTGATTTAGCCCTGAACCTCAGTGATGCGCCGCTGCGCTTTTTAGATTTGGGCACCGGTACCGGCGCTATTGCTATTGCCATTAGCCACCATAAGCGGCAGTGGCAGGGCGTGGCGGTGGAAACGGTGCCACAAGCGGCAGCATTGGCGCGGCGTAATGTGGCGCGGCACAAGGTACAGGTTGAGGTGCGTGAAGGCAGCTGGTTTGAACCTGTAGCCGGTGAGCGCTTTGGCTTAATTGTCTCTAACCCGCCGTATATCGACCCTGTCGACCCCCACCTTGGCCAAGGTGATGTACGTTTTGAGCCGTTGTCTGCCTTGGTGGCCGAGGAGGCCGGCCTTAGCGACCTTAGCGCCATTATCAAGCAAGCACCCACTTACCTCACAACCCCCGGTATTTTGATGCTGGAACACGGCTATGACCAAGGCGCGGCGGTGCGCCAGTTACTGCAACAAACCGGCTTTGTTGCGGTGCATACCGAGCGTGATTTGGGTGGCCAGGAAAGGGTGACTTTGGGGCACTGGCGAGACAAATAG
- the prfA gene encoding peptide chain release factor 1, with translation MNPSILAKLESLQERFEEVQALLSEPAVISDQKRFQALSKEFGQLEEVTSCFGRYKSAQDDLAVAREMLEGDDAEMRELAQDEVDGAKAQIDTLAHELQILLLPKDPNDERNVYLEIRAGAGGDEAGIFAGDLFRMYSRYCEARRWRVEVVSSNDAEHGGFKEVIALISGDGVYGRFKFESGGHRVQRVPATESQGRIHTSACTVAIMAEVPEAEAVNINSGDLRIDTYRASGAGGQHVNRTDSAVRITHIPTGVVVECQDERSQHKNKAKAMSVLASRIQAMEDEKRRLVEEATRRSLVGSGDRSERIRTYNYPQGRVTDHRINLTLYRLDEVMEGNLDLLIEPLMQEHQADLLAALAQGQA, from the coding sequence ATGAATCCATCGATACTTGCCAAGCTGGAGAGCTTGCAGGAGCGCTTCGAAGAAGTGCAGGCATTGCTGTCGGAACCGGCAGTGATCAGCGACCAAAAACGTTTCCAGGCGTTGTCCAAGGAATTTGGCCAGCTGGAAGAAGTGACCAGCTGCTTTGGCCGTTACAAAAGTGCCCAAGACGACTTGGCGGTCGCCCGCGAGATGCTCGAAGGCGACGACGCCGAAATGCGTGAACTGGCCCAAGACGAAGTTGACGGCGCCAAGGCGCAAATCGACACCTTGGCGCACGAGCTGCAAATTTTGCTGCTGCCCAAAGATCCCAACGACGAGCGCAACGTTTATTTGGAAATTCGTGCCGGTGCTGGCGGTGATGAGGCCGGTATTTTTGCCGGCGATCTGTTCCGTATGTACAGCCGTTATTGCGAAGCGCGCCGCTGGCGGGTGGAAGTGGTATCCAGTAACGATGCCGAACACGGCGGCTTTAAAGAGGTGATTGCCCTTATTAGCGGCGACGGTGTTTATGGCCGCTTTAAGTTTGAGTCCGGCGGCCATCGGGTGCAACGGGTGCCTGCCACCGAGTCGCAAGGGCGCATTCATACCTCGGCCTGTACCGTGGCCATTATGGCCGAGGTGCCTGAAGCTGAAGCGGTGAATATCAATAGCGGCGATCTGCGTATTGATACTTACCGCGCCTCTGGCGCCGGTGGTCAGCACGTTAACCGTACCGATTCGGCGGTGCGTATTACCCACATTCCCACTGGCGTGGTGGTGGAATGCCAAGACGAACGTTCCCAGCACAAGAACAAAGCCAAGGCGATGTCGGTGCTGGCTTCGCGCATTCAAGCCATGGAAGACGAAAAGCGCCGCCTGGTAGAAGAAGCCACTCGCCGCTCGTTGGTTGGCTCTGGCGATCGCTCCGAGCGCATTCGTACCTACAACTATCCGCAAGGCCGAGTAACCGACCACCGCATCAACCTGACGCTGTATCGTTTGGATGAGGTGATGGAAGGCAACCTGGATTTGTTGATTGAGCCCTTGATGCAAGAACACCAGGCCGATTTGCTGGCGGCGTTGGCTCAGGGCCAAGCATGA
- the hemA gene encoding glutamyl-tRNA reductase produces the protein MTLLAIGLNHTTAPVALREKVAFGPDSLPRALAELPALPGMAEAVVLSTCNRTEIFCQSDDVQTVSHWLAQFHELTDDELTPYLYIYQGDEAIGHLLRVACGLDSMVLGEPQILGQLKQAYTQARQAGTVAQLLDKLFQHGFRVAKEVRTKTEIGANAVSVAYASVSLARHIFPTLSDTKVMLIGAGETIELVATHLKEQGVHNLMVANRTLARAESLAQQVGAKAMTLEALPDNLHEADIVIGSTASPLPIIGKGMVERALKARRHRPMFFVDLAVPRDIESEVSELDDAFLYTVDDLQQIIDENRAKREAAAQEAEAMVLEQVQVFAHWIKGLSAVDHIRDYRHHADAIRQELLGKAQAQLAAGGDPQQILDKLSSQLTNRLIHAPTKALSEAGKAGDLARLDSIAGVLGLDNRENP, from the coding sequence ATGACGTTACTGGCTATCGGCCTAAACCATACAACTGCCCCTGTGGCACTGCGTGAGAAAGTCGCCTTCGGGCCAGACTCCTTGCCCCGTGCGCTGGCAGAATTGCCTGCACTGCCGGGAATGGCAGAAGCGGTTGTATTGTCGACCTGTAACCGCACCGAAATTTTTTGTCAGAGCGATGATGTCCAAACAGTAAGCCATTGGTTGGCACAGTTTCATGAACTAACTGACGATGAGTTAACGCCTTACCTTTACATTTACCAAGGTGATGAAGCCATCGGCCACTTATTACGGGTGGCGTGCGGCCTTGATTCGATGGTGCTGGGCGAGCCGCAAATTCTTGGCCAGCTTAAACAGGCCTACACCCAAGCTCGCCAAGCCGGTACCGTCGCGCAATTGCTGGATAAGTTGTTTCAGCACGGTTTTCGAGTCGCCAAAGAAGTGCGCACCAAAACCGAGATTGGTGCCAACGCCGTGTCGGTGGCTTACGCTTCTGTGTCCCTTGCTCGCCATATTTTCCCCACGCTTTCAGACACCAAAGTGATGCTTATCGGTGCCGGGGAAACCATTGAATTGGTGGCAACGCATTTAAAAGAGCAGGGCGTACACAATTTGATGGTGGCAAACCGTACCCTGGCTCGCGCCGAGAGCCTGGCGCAGCAGGTGGGAGCCAAGGCGATGACCTTGGAAGCCCTGCCTGACAATCTGCACGAAGCCGATATTGTGATTGGTTCTACCGCCAGCCCCTTGCCCATTATCGGTAAAGGCATGGTGGAAAGAGCGCTTAAAGCCCGCCGTCATCGGCCGATGTTCTTTGTTGACTTGGCGGTGCCGCGGGATATTGAAAGCGAAGTCTCAGAGCTTGACGACGCCTTTTTATACACCGTTGATGACCTGCAGCAGATCATCGATGAAAACCGCGCCAAGCGCGAAGCGGCGGCCCAAGAGGCCGAAGCGATGGTGCTGGAGCAAGTGCAGGTTTTTGCCCATTGGATCAAAGGCCTGTCTGCGGTTGACCATATTCGTGATTATCGCCACCACGCCGATGCCATTCGCCAGGAATTGCTTGGTAAAGCGCAAGCGCAACTGGCCGCCGGTGGCGATCCTCAGCAAATTCTCGACAAACTGTCGAGTCAGCTTACCAATAGACTAATTCACGCTCCCACCAAGGCTTTGTCTGAAGCCGGTAAGGCGGGAGATCTGGCCAGGCTAGACAGCATCGCTGGCGTGCTGGGTCTGGATAATCGAGAAAACCCATGA
- a CDS encoding LysR family transcriptional regulator, which yields MFTTTLEQWALLKSVIDCGSIARAAEHNNRSQPAVSYQLNKLQERLGVTLLTLKGRKLELTAQGQLLLEQATLLMDSWQDLERQAASLKAGDRPFVNLVVDSIFPKAPLFAGLKRFHQQFPHTQVHVIESIKDEGMLQITEQNGDLYLVSLADNSKLEKTFVTSVPFVLVAHKDHPLMAVPSSLRPAHLTRYPLIQVVDKHTQLAGKQQSSWFFNAISSAIDAVLEQLGYGWLPAHAVAALLAEGTLQEVDALQFPPRLTSLYFVKSASARYDSTIAALTDTILASVVALSATSP from the coding sequence ATGTTCACCACCACCTTGGAACAATGGGCGCTGCTAAAAAGCGTGATTGACTGCGGTTCTATCGCCCGGGCCGCTGAGCATAATAACCGCAGCCAGCCAGCAGTGAGCTACCAGTTAAATAAGCTGCAAGAACGGTTAGGGGTAACATTGCTAACCCTTAAAGGCCGAAAGCTGGAGTTAACCGCCCAAGGGCAGTTACTGCTGGAACAGGCCACCTTGCTCATGGACAGCTGGCAGGATTTAGAGCGCCAGGCGGCATCGTTAAAGGCTGGCGACCGGCCTTTTGTGAATCTGGTGGTCGACAGTATTTTCCCTAAAGCACCGCTCTTTGCTGGGCTAAAGCGTTTTCACCAGCAGTTTCCCCACACTCAGGTACACGTCATTGAAAGCATTAAAGATGAGGGGATGCTGCAAATTACCGAGCAAAATGGCGACTTGTATCTGGTGAGCTTGGCCGACAATAGCAAGCTGGAAAAGACCTTTGTCACCTCGGTGCCCTTTGTTTTGGTGGCCCATAAAGACCACCCGTTAATGGCAGTGCCTAGCTCGCTTCGCCCCGCGCATTTAACCCGTTATCCGCTGATCCAAGTGGTGGATAAGCACACGCAGCTGGCGGGAAAGCAGCAAAGCTCCTGGTTTTTTAATGCCATTAGCTCGGCAATAGATGCGGTGTTAGAGCAATTGGGTTACGGCTGGTTACCGGCGCATGCGGTAGCAGCGTTGCTGGCAGAAGGGACCTTGCAAGAGGTGGATGCGCTGCAGTTCCCACCGCGGCTGACATCGCTTTATTTTGTGAAAAGTGCCAGTGCGCGCTATGACAGCACCATTGCCGCGTTAACCGACACGATTTTGGCCTCGGTGGTGGCGCTCAGCGCAACGTCGCCATAA
- the kdsA gene encoding 3-deoxy-8-phosphooctulonate synthase, with protein MQENIQLGGFEVGNHKPFTLFGGMNVLESRDLAMAICEHYVEVTSRLGIPYVFKASFDKANRSSVHSYRGPGLDEGLKIFEEIKNTFKVPVITDVHEPYQAAPVAEVCDVIQLPAFLARQTDLVVAMAKTGAIINVKKPQFLAPHEMRHILKKFVEAGNNTVMLCERGSSFGYNNLVVDMLGMDEMKHFDVPVIFDATHALQRPGGRSDSADGRRAQAAELARCGMALGIAGLFIEAHPDPDKALCDGPCALPLDKLEGYLSQMKAVDDLVKSFAPLDTRG; from the coding sequence ATGCAAGAGAACATCCAACTGGGTGGTTTTGAAGTCGGCAACCACAAGCCTTTTACCCTGTTCGGGGGGATGAATGTGCTGGAATCTCGGGATCTGGCGATGGCGATTTGCGAGCACTACGTGGAAGTAACCAGCCGCCTTGGTATTCCTTACGTCTTTAAAGCGAGCTTTGATAAGGCCAACCGCTCCAGCGTGCATTCTTACCGTGGCCCGGGCTTGGACGAAGGCCTGAAAATCTTTGAAGAAATCAAAAACACCTTCAAGGTGCCGGTGATAACTGACGTCCACGAACCTTACCAGGCTGCCCCTGTAGCCGAAGTGTGCGACGTTATTCAGCTGCCGGCATTTTTGGCCCGCCAAACTGACTTAGTGGTGGCGATGGCCAAAACCGGCGCCATTATCAACGTTAAAAAACCGCAGTTTTTAGCGCCCCATGAAATGCGCCACATCCTGAAGAAGTTTGTTGAAGCCGGTAATAACACCGTCATGCTTTGTGAGCGTGGCAGTAGCTTTGGTTACAACAACCTGGTGGTTGATATGCTGGGCATGGATGAAATGAAGCACTTTGATGTGCCGGTTATTTTTGACGCCACCCACGCTTTGCAGCGCCCCGGTGGCCGCAGTGATAGCGCCGATGGCCGCCGTGCTCAGGCGGCAGAGCTGGCCCGCTGCGGTATGGCGCTGGGTATTGCCGGTCTCTTTATTGAAGCGCACCCAGACCCTGATAAAGCCCTTTGTGACGGCCCTTGCGCGCTGCCCTTGGACAAGCTTGAAGGCTACCTTAGCCAGATGAAAGCAGTGGATGACCTGGTTAAATCCTTCGCGCCCTTAGATACCCGTGGCTAA
- the ispE gene encoding 4-(cytidine 5'-diphospho)-2-C-methyl-D-erythritol kinase → MATTLTLPAPAKLNLFLFINGRRQDGYHELQTLFQFVDFADQLHFTARSDDAICLLTEFDGVPAESNLIVKAARLLREKTGCQKGVDIRVDKRLPMGGGLGGGSSNAATTLVGLNRLWQTGVDIDTLAQWGLTLGADVPIFVRGKAAYAEGVGEIFTDAAPPEPWYLVVVPPVAVNTGLVFQADDLKRDTPKRPITSIKAADWANDCEATVFKHYSVIEKVFSWLVEYAPARMTGTGCCVFAEFNSHVAAVATQALLPPQWQSFVAKGVNRSPLHERLAVCD, encoded by the coding sequence ATGGCAACCACGTTAACGCTGCCGGCGCCGGCCAAGCTGAATTTATTTTTGTTTATTAACGGCCGCCGCCAAGACGGCTATCACGAGCTGCAAACGCTGTTTCAGTTTGTTGATTTTGCCGACCAGCTGCATTTTACTGCCCGCAGCGATGACGCCATTTGTCTGTTAACTGAATTTGACGGCGTGCCGGCCGAGAGCAACCTGATTGTTAAAGCCGCCCGCCTGCTGCGCGAAAAAACCGGCTGCCAAAAGGGCGTGGATATTCGCGTTGATAAACGCCTGCCCATGGGCGGCGGCCTAGGCGGCGGCTCATCTAACGCGGCCACCACCCTGGTGGGGCTAAACCGGCTATGGCAAACCGGTGTTGATATCGACACCCTCGCCCAATGGGGATTAACCCTTGGCGCAGATGTCCCGATTTTTGTACGGGGTAAGGCCGCCTATGCCGAAGGCGTTGGTGAAATATTTACTGATGCCGCGCCGCCAGAGCCTTGGTACCTGGTGGTGGTGCCGCCGGTCGCCGTCAATACTGGCCTGGTGTTCCAAGCCGACGACTTAAAACGCGACACCCCAAAGCGGCCAATTACCTCGATCAAAGCCGCAGATTGGGCAAACGATTGCGAAGCAACTGTTTTTAAGCACTACAGCGTTATTGAAAAGGTTTTTTCGTGGTTGGTAGAATACGCGCCGGCAAGAATGACGGGTACCGGTTGCTGCGTCTTTGCAGAGTTCAACTCTCACGTTGCTGCCGTTGCTACCCAAGCGCTGCTGCCGCCCCAATGGCAGAGCTTTGTTGCCAAGGGTGTGAACCGCTCTCCACTGCACGAGCGGCTTGCAGTCTGCGACTGA
- a CDS encoding transglutaminase family protein yields MLSADLKARLGARSAKPVLTALHLAAELSQQDVRSFESCLLAWRDQLSIRISGLEKQAQLDGLLSFFYHELAFSGDNSHFTSQGCLLTSVIHDRKGSAAALGLLLLYFAESQDVALDAIDFPGYLLLTSPQRQDAFLDPLTGAWHPLDELELWLRGLKGNWQRLQHKHTEPLGNQALLLRLLKATKGALTRDGRLMEAVKVTQAMVELSPDDPYLIRDRGYLLAELNCVVPAKDDLSYFVEHCPDDPACALLRSKMKALPTSKATLH; encoded by the coding sequence ATGCTGTCTGCTGATTTAAAAGCCCGTCTGGGGGCCCGTTCCGCTAAGCCGGTGTTAACGGCGCTGCACCTTGCCGCAGAGCTGTCGCAGCAAGATGTGCGTAGCTTTGAAAGCTGTCTGTTGGCTTGGCGCGACCAGTTGAGCATTCGCATCAGCGGTCTGGAAAAACAGGCGCAGCTCGATGGTTTGCTGAGCTTTTTCTACCATGAGCTAGCCTTTAGTGGCGATAACAGCCACTTCACCAGCCAGGGCTGTTTGCTCACCTCGGTTATTCATGACCGCAAGGGCAGCGCCGCGGCGTTGGGTTTATTGCTGCTATATTTTGCAGAAAGCCAAGATGTGGCACTTGATGCCATTGATTTTCCTGGCTATTTATTACTAACCAGCCCGCAGCGCCAAGATGCCTTTTTAGACCCGCTTACCGGTGCTTGGCATCCGCTGGATGAGCTGGAACTGTGGCTGCGCGGCTTAAAAGGCAACTGGCAGCGTTTGCAACACAAACATACCGAGCCCTTAGGTAATCAAGCGTTGCTGCTGCGCCTGCTTAAAGCCACCAAAGGAGCCTTGACCCGTGATGGCCGCTTGATGGAAGCGGTGAAGGTAACGCAGGCGATGGTCGAGCTAAGCCCAGACGACCCATACCTTATTCGTGACCGCGGTTATTTATTGGCCGAGCTCAATTGCGTGGTGCCAGCCAAGGACGATTTAAGCTATTTTGTTGAACATTGCCCGGACGATCCGGCCTGTGCGCTTCTGAGAAGTAAAATGAAGGCTCTGCCGACCAGTAAGGCGACTTTACACTAG